CATGAGCGGTGTCGTACAGAATCAGGACAGTTACATGAAGGGCAAGATCGCCCAGCGGTTCTTCTACGATCGTCTGCCGACGATTGTTGAGGGGGTCATGGAGCGGTTCTACTCCCTGACAGGCCGTCGGTACGGTCTGGTGGAGGCATACAAGCTGGAGGATGCCGACTATGCCATTGTGGGAATGGGAGGGTTGGTCGAGACCGCCATGGCGACTGTCGATTATCTGAGGACTCACCGCGGGATTCGAGCGGGCGCCCTCCACGTGACCAGCTTCCGCCCATTTCCCGGCCCGCAGATCGTTGAGGCGACGAAGCACCTGAAGGCGATGGCGGTGATCGAGCGGATGGATAACCCGCTGGCCCAATCGAATCCGCTTACCGCCGAGATCAAGGCGGCCTTTGCCGATGCGGCGACGGGCGCTCCAGAGTTCCCGCCGATAGGGCGGCTCCCGATCATCTATTCCGGTTCGGCCGGCCTCGGCAGCCGGGATATCCGGCCAGGCGATCTGGTGGCCGCGATCGACAATATGCGGCGCGACGATGGCGGGTCTCGCTACTTCGTTGTGGGGATCAAGCACGACCTCGCGCTTGTGCCCGCCGATGATCCGGATGTCCGGCCGTCCGGGACCTTTTCGATGCGCGGTCATTCGGTCGGCGGCTTCGGATCGGTGACCACCAACAAGGTGATCGCCACGATCGTCGGCGATCTCTTCGGTTTGAAGGTCCAGGCCTACCCGAAGTACGGCTCTGAGAAGAAGGGGTTGCCGACAACCTACTATCTGACCGTGGCCAACGAGCGGATTCGCACCCACTGCGAGCTGACGCAGGTCGATTTTGTGCCCCTCAACGATATCAACGCCTTCAATCTTGGCAACCCGCTGGCCGGCCTCGCGACGGGCGGCATGGTCTTTATTCAGACCGACAAAAAGACGCCGGAGGAGGTCTGGACAGGGATTCCTGACTATGCCAAGCGGATCATCCGCGAGCGGCGTATCCGGGTCCTCGCCCTGGATACCGTGAAGATTGCGCGCGAGGTCGCCAGCTCTGCAGACCTGGAGCAGCGGATGCAAGGAATTGTCCTGTTGGGCATTTTCCTGCGCTGCACGCCGTTTCTCCGCGAGCAACAGTTGTCCGAGGAGCAGGTCTTCCCGGCGGTGGAGCGGTCGCTGCGAAAGTATTTCGGCAAGCGGGGTGAGCAGGTAGTTCGGGACAATATGGCGGCAGTGAGGCGCGGCTACACAGAGGTCTTCGAGGTCCCGGCGGAGACGATGGCATACGTAGAAACGGGCGGCTGAGTCTGTGTAGGTCGGGTTAGCGTAGCGTAACCCGACATCCTCCGGTGAGCCGTCGGGTTACGGCCTTGACGGCCTAACCCGAACCTACGATACCAAAGAAGGAGTGCCGATGGCGGAGGAGCTCGTCAGAGACTGGATGCACCGGGGCGTGATTACGTGCGGGCCCGAGACGTCTATCCAGGCGGTGGCCGATGCAATGAAGGCGCACGACATCAGTGCCCTGGTAGTGGTGGACGAGGCGGGCGACGCGATCGGCGTCATCTCCCGCACCGATCTCGTCAACGCGCGGTTCATCGAGCCGTATCTGAAGCACTGGCGCGGCCTGACCGCCAAGCACCTGATGAGCGCGCCGGTCGTCAGCGTCTCGGATACGACGCCGCTTGCCGAGGCGGCGGCGCGCCTCCGCGACCGGAAGATCCACCGGTTGGTGGTGATCGAAAGGCATGGGCCACACGAGAAGCCGATCGGCATCCTCTCGATCACCGATCTGGCCGGGAAGGCGTAACAAAAGAGCAGAAAGGTTCAGCTATGACAGAGTACGAGCCACGATATAACCCTTTGGACGAAGAGCACGTCGAACAGGTCGCCGGGACCAAGCCTCGCGGGCTTGAGAAGGAGATCCACGAAAGCGCCCTGCCGCCGACCGGAGTGCTGGAGCTTGATCTTGAGCAGTATGTGGGCGACTTCAACGAGCGGATCATCGGGGCGTATGCGGCCGGGACCGGAGAGCAGAGCCTGCCCGCCGATGTCGGAGTGGCCCGCAGTCTGATCCCGCCTGGGACCGGCGCCCTGCGCGACTTCAGCTATATTGCGCCGGAGATCCCGCGGTTCGACCGGGATAAATGCGTCGGCTGCATGTCCTGTGTCACCGAGTGCCCCGATACCGCCATCCTGGGGAAGGCGATCCCCAAGTCGCACCTGGAGGCCGAGTTGAGCGCTATCAGCGATTCTCAGGAGCGGGATGGGATTCGAGCCCAGTGGGCGGTGACGCGGAAATACTACGAGGTCTTCGAAAAGAAGGGCGAAGAAGGCGCCCTATTCGGTATCTTCGTCGATCCGACCAAGTGCAAGGGGTGCGCCGAGTGTGTCGAGGTTTGCGACGCCCTCGGCTACCATGCCCTCGCGATGATCAAAAAGGACGAGCAGACGATCCCCAGGTATCGGAGTTATTTCAACTTCTTCCGACAGGTCGGTCCGACCCCGCGCGCCTATATCAATGAGCGCGCCCTGGCCGACATGATGCTGTCCGACGAGGCGCTGTTGTATGTCGGCGGCGCCGGATCGTGCATGGGGTGCGGTGAGGCGACGGCGATCCGAATGATGCTGGCTGCCACCGGATTCGTGTATGGCGCCGAGCATGTGGGGATCGTGGCGGCGACCGGGTGCAACACGGTTTACGGCTCGACCTATCCCTACAACCCGTTCCTGGTACCGTGGACCAACTCCCTGTTCGAGAATGCGCCGGCGGTCGCGATGGGGGTTCGCGCGAAGTGGGACCAACGGGGATGGCAGCAGAAGAAGGTCTGGGTCATCGGGGGCGACGGTGCCATGTACGACATCGGCTTCCAGGCGTTGTCGCGGATGCTGGCGTCGGGGATGGACATCAATGTGCTGATCCTGGATACGCAGGTCTACTCCAATACGGGAGGACAGGCCTCCACGGCGACCTACACCGGACAGGATGCCAAGATGGCCATTGTCGGGAAGGCAACACCCGGCAAACGGGAGCGGCGCAAAGAGCTGGCGCTCATCGCCATGATGCACCCTGATACCTTCGTCGCGCAGACCACCGCCGCCCACATTAATCACTTCTACCGGGCTATCATGGCGGCCAACGAATACCCGGGCCCGGCCGTGGTGACAGTCTACACGACCTGTCAGCCGGAGCACGGCGTGGCGGACGACCGGTCGTCGTACCAGGCGAAGCTGGCGGTCGATTCGCGGGCCTTCCCGCTCTTTGTGTACGACCCGCGCAAGGGCGAACGGATCAAAGAGCGACTCAGCCTGGCGGGCAACCCGGCCGTCGGCGACGACTGGTACCGACTGCCGCATACGGGAGAGGTGGTCGATTTTGTTGCGTTTGCCAGGACGGAGGGTCGGTTCGCAAAGCAGTTCGACGCCGAGGGCCGCACGTCCGACACCCTGCGCGACGCCCAAGCCGATCGGCTTCAGTACTGGCGACGCCTGCAAGAGTTAGCCGGCGTACGATAAAAGAAGCGCGGGCGCGATGGCCCCCTGCTATGCCCGGAGACGCATCGGTCAGACGGTTGCGTAGTCACGCGTCGGCGTCTCCTAACAGGTCGATTTCATGGCACGCAGCACATCGATATGTTATGCTTAATCAGCTATTGTCACCCTGTTGTATGGGGGTGGCGTGGGTGAAAGGCATAACTCGAACGATGTAATGTCGAATATGTAAGGCTCGGATCACGGTTCGGGCTGGAAAGGGGTCAGGCGGTAGTTTGCCGAAGGAGGAGTATGTATCCAGTTATCAGCGGATTTGACCATCTGGTCTTTGCCGAGGCACCCAAGCTGATCTATTGGGAGCTGACGCGGGCCTGCGACCTGGTCTGCACGCATTGTCGCGCCGAGGCGATTGCGATGCGCGACCCGTTTGAGCTCAGTACGGAGGAGGCCAAGGTGCTGCTCGGGCAACTCCGGACGTTCGGCGATCCGCCCCCCCAGCTTGTCATGACCGGCGGCGACCCGTTGAAACGTCCTGATTTCTTTGAGCTGGTGCGGCATAGCCGAAGCATCGGGATGCCGACATCCGTTGCGCCGAGCGGCACCCCGCTCCTCACGCCGGACGCCATCGCGGCGCTGGCGGAAAACGGGGTGATGAGCATATCGCTGAGCATCGACGGCGCCACGGCCGGGAGCCACGATCGATTTCGCGGCGTTGCCGGGTGCTTTGAGACCACCATGCGCGCCATTCAGGCTGTCCGGGCGGCGGGGATCCCGCTGCAGATCAATACCCTTGTCACCCCCGAAACCATGGCGGAACTGCCCGGCGTATTCCGGCTGCTGAAGGACTTGGGGATCATGCGGTGGAGTCTCTTTTATCTGATCGCCACGGGGCGCGGTCGGGCCCTCCGTGAGATCAGGCCCAGCGAGGCCGAGGCGCTGCACAACTGGATCTACGACCTCGTCAAGACGGCGCCGTTCGCCATCAAGGCGACGGAGGCCCCGCATTTTCGCCGCGTGGCCTACATGCGCATGAAGCTGGAAGGCCTGGACGACACCGCGATCCGCCAGACGCCTATCGGACGGGGCTTTGGAATCCGAGACGGTAACGGCATTATGTTCATCTCGCACACCGGGGATGTCTATCCGTCCGGATTCCTGCCGGTAACGGCCGGGAACGTACGCCGAGAGAGCCCTGTATCGATCTACCGTCATTCGGAGATATTTACGCGCCTCCGCGACGCCGATCAATATGGCGGCAAGTGCGGCCTCTGCGAGTTTCGCTGGGTGTGCGGCGGCTCGCGGGCCCGCGCGTTTGCCGAGACCGACGATCCCAATGGAAGCGACCCGCTGTGCGCCTACAGGCCGGAGGCTGCGCTGGTAGGGGCGGCGGACGGAGATCGAGGATAAGCAGCCGGTTAAACATCCCATTTATCCCTCAATCTACCCAATTCGGCATACAGATGCTCTAGCCGATTCGCGATATTGGGCTTACATTGTTATAGGAGATGTGGCGCTATAGGCATCAGGCTGAAAGCCGATAAAAAGCTGACGGCGCATCCGTAGGGACGGAAGGTCACGTATTGCAGCCGACCCGAAGGCGGCGCAGCCGACAGGAGGGACGAATGCAGATTTCACGGATCCTTTTTCCGACCGACTTCTCCCATGATGCCGAGCACGCATTCCAGTATGCGCTCACCTTTGCCCGCGAGTTCGGCGCCGAACTGCACCTGCTTCACGTCATCTACTTCCCCCCCCAAACGCCTGAATACGACATCGGACAGGTCATTGACAGCCTGGTCAAGAACGCCGAGGGCAGCCTGAAAAAGCTGGCCGAGAGCGTCGACGACCCGAAACCGGTGTTTCGTCTGGACGTACAGGTCGGGGTGGAGCACGCCGAGATCACGAAGTTTGCCGAGCGGGAAAAGATCGATTTGATCGTGATGGGAACCCGCGGACGAACGGGACTGGCGCATGTTTTTCTGGGTAGTGTTGCCGAACGGGTGGTACGCCACGCTTCCTGCCCCGTCCTGACCGTCAAACTCCCGGCACGGAAAGGCGGAGAGGGGGTAAAAAAGGAGTCAGCGACATGACACTGCAGCACAAGGCGTTGGCCCAGTATCTCGAAGCCGCCCTTGGCGGCGTTGTCCAGGTGCAGGCCGTTCGGCCGATCACAGGCGACGAATCTCACGTCGTCGGGAAGGAGCCTGGCGTGTTGCATGGTCACGATCTGAAGGCGTTCGGCTACGGCCGTCCGATCCAGATCGACCTGCTCCTGAATGGAGTCCCTCGCTCCTACGTCCTGTCCACGATGCGGGGCGGCCGTGGCTTCGGCCACGATCACAAGGCCGACAGGGCGGGCGCGTTGATCTGGGCGCATGAGGCGTACGGGAAACTGGCGCGCCATGTGGAGAGCATTGACGTCGGCTTCTTCACGCGCGACGGACAGTTGCAGTCGGCCGGGCGCGCGGAGGAGTATTTCCTTCTTGTAGACAAGGTCGAAGGGGCCACGTATCGGCTTGATCTGGAGCGGATTCTGGCGGAAGGGAACGCGTCGAAACTGGACTTCGACCGCGCCAGGGCGCTGTCGGACTATCTGGCCAAGATCCACGCCGAAAAAGAGCAGGACGAACAACTCTACTTCCGTCGGATCCGAGATCTGATCGGTCATGGCGAGGGCATCATGGGGATTCTGGACGGGTATCCGACGGATTACCCTCTTCTCCCTTCGAAGCAACAATACGTTGTCGAGTGCGGATGTGTGGCGTGGCGACAGTGCCTGAAAGAAAAGAGTGCGCGCCTGAGCATCGTCCATGGGGATTTTCACCCCTGGAACATCCTTTTTCGAGAGGGGACCGATTTCACGCTGCTCGACAGAAGTCGCGGGGAGTGGGGGGAGCCGGCCGATGATATCGCGGCTCTCAGCATCAATTTTCTCTTCTTCTCACTTCTGCGGTCGGGTCGGCTGGAGGGTCCGTTCCAGGCGCTGTTTGACTGCTTCTACGGCGGCTACCTCGAGCGGACCCGCGATCTCGATCTGAACTCCGTGATTCCGCCCTTCTATGTTTTCCGGGCGCTGGTCATCGCCAGCCCGCGTTGGTACCCTGACCTTCCGGAAGAGGTGCGCATCAAGCTGTTGAGGTTTGTGCAGGCGATGCTCCGGATCGAGCAGTTCGATCACAAGGATCTTAATCGATATCTATTGTGAGGATGACTGCGGTGGCGTGGGTGGCGTGGTTGACAGGACTGCCAGGAAGCGGCAAGAGCAGCGTGGCGCGCGAGACAGCTCGGCGCCTGGAGGCGCGCGGAATGCGGGTGCGGGTGTTGGAGCTCGATGAGATCCGACGGGTCGTCACCCCCTCGGCGAGCTACACGGTCCAGGAACGCGAGACGGTGTATCGCGCCCTGGCCTACATGGCGTGGCTGCTCTATAACGAAGGGGCGAGCGTGATCATCGATGCCACCGCCCACAGGCGGCGTTTCCGTGATGCGGCGCGCGCGCTGATCCCCGCCTTTGCCGAGATCTATCTATGCGCGTCGCTGGCCACCTGTCGGGCGCGGGCGGGAGATCGGCACGGCGGCTACGCCCCAGCCGATGTGTACGGGCAAGCGGGTCGAGAGGGATCGACGGTTCCCGGCGTCGACGAGATGTACGAGCCGCCGCTTCACCCCGAACTGGTGATTAATGCTGAGACACTTGACGTGAAGGACGCCGCGGAAGAGGCGGTGCAATTTCTTGAAGGCTTTCAGGCTGATCGGGCCAGAGTCTTGTTGAATGCAGATGATAAGGGCGGGTGTTGACTGCGGAGGGAGGACGATGAGCGCGCTAACGAATCCACGGGTGTTGGATCGCATACGTGAACAGGGTGAGCGAAGCGAGGCGTGCCCCTACTTGGAACGAGCCATTGTGACGTCCCGGTACCCCATCGAGGGCTACTGTGTGGGGCACCCTCACGGGAGACTTCGGGTTGTGACGATTGCCGAGTATCGTGAGTTGTGCACGACGGCCGACCACGTCCAGTGTGAACTGTATCGCGAACTGCGTGAACAGGCTCTCGCCGAGGAAGGTCCGGAACGTGAGGCTGCCTGACACGAGAGCAAAAATGCACCCTCACCCCAACCCTCTCCCTCAGAGAGGGCGAGGGGGGAAAGAGTAGGAAGGAGGGGGGACCATGGCGCTTGTGAAGTGGACACCATTCGGCGATTTAGGCACATTCAGGCGAGAGATGGACCGGGTATTCGAGCGGTTTTTTGGCGAGCTGCCTCGTCTGGACCTGTCCGGAGGGGGGTGGACCCCGCACCTGGACATCACCGAAACCAAGGACCGCGTGATTGTGAAGGCTGAGCTGCCAGGGTTGGAGGCCAAAGACCTGGATATCACCATCTCCGGCAACACGCTGAGCCTGAAGGGCGAGAAGCGGCAGCTTAAAGAGGAACATGACGAACACCACCACCTGCTTGAGCGCTCCTACGGCGCCTTTGCTCGAACGGTTGAGCTTCCCGCGCCGGTGGCGGCCGACAAAATCAAAGCGGCCTTCAAAAACGGGGTGCTGACGATTACACTGCCGAAGACGGAGGAGGCCAAGCGAAAGGCAATCCCGATTCAGGTCGAGTGAATAGTGTGAAGTGCAAGGTGCGACGTTCAATGTGCCGCGCGCTTCGGGCAGGGCGCGTTGCGTCGCGCAATAAGGGGGGGAACGACCATGAAGACAGCCATGGTTGCGCGTAAGCATTACAGTATTGCATCATCTAAGAAGAGCGTGGATACGGAAACCGATTCGTACCTGGCCAAGGGCGCACCCGGTAAGATGGTGTGCCACGGGTGCCACGCCATTTCAACAGGGAGGCGATGGTACCAGGATGAGGCGGTGTACGCTACGCTTCTCAAAGCCGGAACAGTGAAAGAGATATTCTGTCCCGCATGTGAAAAGATTCGCGACGGTTACCCGAGCGGGCAGGTGACGCTCAAGGGAGAGTTCCTGGCCGAGCATCAGGATGAGATTCTGCGCATTATCGCCAACGAAGAGAAGCGGGCCAGAGAGCGCAATCCGCTTCATCGGATCATGGGTCTCCGCGAGGAGAACGGGCAGCTTGAGGTGACGACAACCGATGAGAAGCTGGCGCAGCGGCTCGGGCGCGAGCTACATAAGGCGTGCGGGGGGACCGTTGCGTACGGCTGGTCGCATGACAACAAAATCCTCCGAGTGCAGTGGGAGCGATGAGGGAGCAGACCGATGCCGCAGGCGCGCGTGCAACGGTTGCAGCAGCCGCCCATCGGCGAGCAGCCGATCGAGATCGTCGAGCGGAAAGGGCTGGGCCATCCCGATTCGATCTGCGACGCCGTGATGGAGGAGATCGCGCGGGCCATCAACGCCGAATATCAACAACGCTTCGGCCAGGTCCTTCACAACAATATCGACAAGGGGCTGCTGGTCGCAGGGCGGGTTCGGCGGCGGCTCGGCAAGGGGCGCGTACTGCAGCCGATGGAGCTCGTGATCGGCGACCGTGCAACCTACCGCGTCGGGCGGGTGCGCGTCCCGATCAAGGAGATCGCGGTGGAGGCGGCCAAGGGTTGGTTTCGCAAGTCGCTGCGACATGTGGACCCGAATCGGCACGTGCGGTATCGGGTTGTGCTGGCGGAGGGCTCGGACGAATTGGCCGACATCTTCAGGCGCGAGGGGGTCAGAGAGGCCAACGACACCTCGGCGGCCGTCGGCTATGCCCCCCTGAGCGAGACCGAACAGATGGTCCTGTGGGTCGAGCGATACCTGAACTCGCCCGGCTTCAAGGCGGCGTTCCCGGAAACGGGGGAGGATGTGAAGGTCATGGGGATCCGCGCGGACCGGGCGCTCACCATGATGGTCGCCATGCCGCTGCTGTGCAAGGCGATTACATCCGAAGCAGCCTATTTTCGCAAGAAGGCTGAGGTTATGGAGGCCCTGCGACAGGCGCTGCCGCCCTCGCCAGGGCTGGATACCATCGAGCTGGTCCTGAACGCGCTGGATCGTGAGGGGCGCGGGTTGGGCGGCATGTATCTGTCGCTGCTCGGGACGTCGGCGGAGGACGCCGATTCCGGGCAGGTGGGAAGGGGCAATCGCGTCAATGGGGTAATCCCCCTGAACCGGCCGGTAGGCGGAGAGGCGGCGGCCGGGAAAAACCCGGTGAGCCATATCGGCAAGATTTACACGGTGTTGTCGCATCGGATGGCCGATCAGATCTTCCGGCGGGTCGAAGGGGTGCGGGAGGTCTATGTCTGGCTTGTGGGTCAGATTGGCCGACCGGTCGATCAGCCATGGGCGGCGGTCCAACTCATCCAGGCGGCCGATGCGGAGGATGAGCAGATCACGCAGGGGTGCAGGTTAGTGATCGATCAGGAACTGAACCGTCTGACGGATTTTTGTGTTGAGTTAACCGAGGGAAAGTATCCTGTCTGCTGAGACCAAGGAAAGGAGCCGACGATGCGAGTTAAGGATCGAATGAGGCGCTCGCTGGTCAGTGTCGCACAGTCCGACACGCTGGATCATGCGCTGACAACGTTAAAGCGATTTAACATTCGCCACCTCCCGGTCGTCAAGGGGGACCATGTGGTGGGGATTGTGTCGGATCGGGACGTCAAGAAGGCTGCGCCCTCTCCGTTTGACTATCCGACCGCGGAGGAGTTTCGAGCCTTTACATCCGCAGTGTCCGTCAAGGAGATCATGACGAAGGAGGTGGTCACGGTGGCTCCGCTCACCCCCATCGAGGAGGCGGCCAGCCTGATGAGCCAGAAGCGGATCGGCGCGCTGCCGGTCGTCCAGGAGGGGCGGCTGATCGGGATGATCACTGAGACCGATGTCCTGGGCGTCATGACCGAGATGATGGGCGCGACGCAGACGGCATCTCGCATTGAGATTGAGATTCCGGCGAGTCCTGGAACGCTCACCGAGGTCATCGGGATCGTCGAGGGGCAGCAGATAGAGATTGCCAGTCTCGTGACCTTACCGGCTCGTGAAGGGGCCAGGCGTCTCCTTATCATGAGGCTACGAACGATCAATCCGGACCCCGTCGTCAGGGCGTTGGAGGCGCGCGGTTATCCGCAGGTAGTCGGCGAATTTGTCAGCTAGTGTACTGATCCCCCTCACCCTCGCCCTCTCCTTCAATGGGGGCGAGGGAAACATAGAAGGGCCTCCGCTATATCCCGAGAGGCGAGGGATACGAAAAAGATCTCCTCTCTCCAAAGGGGCGAGGGGCACCAAAAAAAAGATCTCCTCTCCCCCACACCTGGGGGAGAGGATGGAGGTGAGGGGGAAATAGGCAACGGGTGTCCGACTCGGGACACGAGTGCGGCCATGCAAAAGATCCTGATGAGTGTGGACGGATCGTTCGCCGCGGAGGCGGGGGCACGCTACGCCCTTGCGCTGGCCAAGGCCTGTGACGCGGAGCTTGATCTGCTCTTTGTCGCGGCGGATCAATCGGCCGGCCCGATGAGACGCGCCGAGGAGTCGCTGCTGCGCCTGCTTCGGCAGGCGCATGCGCTTGGTCTGAAGGCGCGGAGCATAACCGAGATCGGCGATCCGGTCCGGGTCATGCGGGACTGTGTCTCGCGCGAGGCGATCACGCTGGCTATGGCGTCCGTGACCGGACCGGAAACGGCGCGCCGTCTCCTGCGCGAGATCCCTTGCGCCATGCTGCTGGTCCGGGTGGTCCATCCGGGTAGGATGGCATCGCCGCACGAGATTCTGGTCCCGGTCTATGGCGGCGAGTTCGAGGGCGGCAGCCTCGAGTCGGCGGCCGATCTCCTGGCCAGTCTTGGAGCGTACTGGCACGCTCGGGTCGTCCTCTTACAGTTGAGGCAGCCGCTGACGCGGCTGTTCGAGCGTCGACGCTTCGGAGAGGAGACGCCGGAACAGGCGGAACGTAAGCTGATCCCGATTGTGACTGCGCTCTCCCGCCGGGGCATGGCGACGGGGACGCGGGTCTCGCGGGGCCGTCGCCACGGTCCCGGCATCACGGCTGAGGCGGCCGCTAGACGCCATGATCTCATCTTTGTGGGGACGAAGGGGCCGAAACGCTTCCTGCAGTGGTTACGCACTGAGACCGTCGACCATCTGGTGCGGAAGAGTCCATGCGACCTGATGCTTTTCCGACCGGCGGCCGCCTGAGATCGTCGATCCTGCTGGCGGGAGATGAGAGACCATGCAGATTCACCGTCTGTCGGTTGAAGAGGCGCTGAAGGCCCTCGGAACCGGAGACCAGGGGTTGAGCGAGGCCGAGGCGGCGAGCCGACTCCGCGAATTCGGCTCCAACGAACTCCATGCCGCGGAACGCATACCGGTCCTGGCCATGCTGGGGCGGCAGTGCACGCACTTTCTGGCGCTGCTGCTGTGGGCCGCGGCGGCGCTGGCGTTCGTCGCGGATTGGATGAAGCCCGGCGAGGGAATGGATCTGCTCGCCTGGGCGATCATCGGGGTGATCGGGGTGAACGCCCTCTTCTCATTCGTGCAGGAGTACAAGGCGGAGCGGGCGATTATCGCCTTGAGGCGCCTCTTGCCGATGCGCGTGAAAGTCGTTCGAACCGGCCAGATCAGTGAGGTCTCGGCATCCGATCTGGCGCCGGGCGATCTCACGATTCTGGCTGAGGGCGATCGAGTGCCTGCCGATGGGCGGGTGATTGCCGCGGTCCAGTTCCGGGTCGACAACGCGCCGCTGACGGGCGAGTCGATCCCCAAGAGCCGCATATCCGAGGCCGCGATCGAGGGGCCGCTCGTCGAGAGCGCTAACATCGTCTTTGCCGGTACCACGGTCCTCTCCGGGACGGCGAGGGTCGTCATCTTCGCGACGGGGATGAACACGGAGTTCGGGAAGATTGCCCATCTGACGTCTGGGATCGAGGCCGAGATGAGTCCGCTGCAGCAGGAAATCCGAAAGGTCACTCGACTGATCGCGGCCATCTCGATGGGCATCGGTGTCGCCTTCTTCGGACTCGGCATCCTGAGCGGTCGAAGTTTCTGGGAGAATTTTGTCTTTGCGGTAGGACTCCTGGTGGCCAACGTCCCGGAAGGTCTCCTGCCGACGGTGACCCTCGCATTGGCTGTGGGCGGACAGCGGATGGCTAAACGGAAGGCGCTGATGAAGAACCTGGCCGCGGTGGAGACGCTGGGATGCGCCACGGTGATCTGCACGGATAAGACGGGGACCCTCACGGAGAATCGGATGGCGGTCACACGCATCTATATCCACGGCCGCGAGATTCGAGTGTCGGGCGGTTCGGTCACTACGGAGGCGGGAGAATCGGTGGCACCCGAGCTGCTGAGGCAGTGGGCGCCGCTGTTCGCCATCGCGGTCGGGTGCAATAATGCGAGTCGCCGTCACGACGAGGATGGCCCAGGAGCGGCGTTCGTCGGCGACCCGACGGAGATCGCCTTGCTCCAGTGCGCGGGCGCGGTGCTGCCGGACGGACCGGACGTATCGCCTCGCATTGGGGAATTCCCGTTTGATGCCGACCGGAAGCGGATGACCACCATTCACGCGGCGGCGTCCGCGGGCAGGGTGGCCTACGTGAAGGGCGCTCCAGAGGCGGTCCTGCCGATTTGCGGCTCTATCTTTGTTGATGGACGGGCGCTCCCTCTTAGGGAGGTCGATCGTGCGGCGATCGTGGACCGGCTGAATGCGTTTACCGG
This genomic stretch from Candidatus Methylomirabilis lanthanidiphila harbors:
- a CDS encoding heat shock protein Hsp20 — its product is MALVKWTPFGDLGTFRREMDRVFERFFGELPRLDLSGGGWTPHLDITETKDRVIVKAELPGLEAKDLDITISGNTLSLKGEKRQLKEEHDEHHHLLERSYGAFARTVELPAPVAADKIKAAFKNGVLTITLPKTEEAKRKAIPIQVE
- a CDS encoding S-adenosylmethionine synthetase, coding for MPQARVQRLQQPPIGEQPIEIVERKGLGHPDSICDAVMEEIARAINAEYQQRFGQVLHNNIDKGLLVAGRVRRRLGKGRVLQPMELVIGDRATYRVGRVRVPIKEIAVEAAKGWFRKSLRHVDPNRHVRYRVVLAEGSDELADIFRREGVREANDTSAAVGYAPLSETEQMVLWVERYLNSPGFKAAFPETGEDVKVMGIRADRALTMMVAMPLLCKAITSEAAYFRKKAEVMEALRQALPPSPGLDTIELVLNALDREGRGLGGMYLSLLGTSAEDADSGQVGRGNRVNGVIPLNRPVGGEAAAGKNPVSHIGKIYTVLSHRMADQIFRRVEGVREVYVWLVGQIGRPVDQPWAAVQLIQAADAEDEQITQGCRLVIDQELNRLTDFCVELTEGKYPVC
- a CDS encoding inosine 5'-monophosphate dehydrogenase, coding for MRVKDRMRRSLVSVAQSDTLDHALTTLKRFNIRHLPVVKGDHVVGIVSDRDVKKAAPSPFDYPTAEEFRAFTSAVSVKEIMTKEVVTVAPLTPIEEAASLMSQKRIGALPVVQEGRLIGMITETDVLGVMTEMMGATQTASRIEIEIPASPGTLTEVIGIVEGQQIEIASLVTLPAREGARRLLIMRLRTINPDPVVRALEARGYPQVVGEFVS
- a CDS encoding Universal stress protein family protein encodes the protein MQKILMSVDGSFAAEAGARYALALAKACDAELDLLFVAADQSAGPMRRAEESLLRLLRQAHALGLKARSITEIGDPVRVMRDCVSREAITLAMASVTGPETARRLLREIPCAMLLVRVVHPGRMASPHEILVPVYGGEFEGGSLESAADLLASLGAYWHARVVLLQLRQPLTRLFERRRFGEETPEQAERKLIPIVTALSRRGMATGTRVSRGRRHGPGITAEAAARRHDLIFVGTKGPKRFLQWLRTETVDHLVRKSPCDLMLFRPAAA
- a CDS encoding ATPase, yielding MQIHRLSVEEALKALGTGDQGLSEAEAASRLREFGSNELHAAERIPVLAMLGRQCTHFLALLLWAAAALAFVADWMKPGEGMDLLAWAIIGVIGVNALFSFVQEYKAERAIIALRRLLPMRVKVVRTGQISEVSASDLAPGDLTILAEGDRVPADGRVIAAVQFRVDNAPLTGESIPKSRISEAAIEGPLVESANIVFAGTTVLSGTARVVIFATGMNTEFGKIAHLTSGIEAEMSPLQQEIRKVTRLIAAISMGIGVAFFGLGILSGRSFWENFVFAVGLLVANVPEGLLPTVTLALAVGGQRMAKRKALMKNLAAVETLGCATVICTDKTGTLTENRMAVTRIYIHGREIRVSGGSVTTEAGESVAPELLRQWAPLFAIAVGCNNASRRHDEDGPGAAFVGDPTEIALLQCAGAVLPDGPDVSPRIGEFPFDADRKRMTTIHAAASAGRVAYVKGAPEAVLPICGSIFVDGRALPLREVDRAAIVDRLNAFTGSALRVLALAYRELPEAAKLSSMEETERDLTFAGLMAMFDPPRPEVAEAVARCKRAGIKPIMITGDNSRTALAIARTVGMVRNEKAPVLEGAQIERMRDEELKGALAGSEILFARMTPMQKMRVVTLLKEMGEVVAVTGDGVNDAPALKKADIGIAMGIAGTDVAKEAADIVLLDDNFATIVNAVEEGRAVYENIRKFVTYILASNIPEIVPYLASVVFRIPLLLTIVQILAVDLGTDMLPALGLGAEPPDATTMDRPPRSRDERLLNTRLLARSYLFLGPIEAAAAMTAGLWYLGYNGWEWGIDLSATSPLYRQATTVTFAAIVVCQVVNVYACRSQRVSVLSMGLFTNRLIVWGIAVELMILGVIVYSRMGHRIFGTDAFPGEFWWLLIGCAALLLLVEEARKGIVRRLDPVKGLRYQEGTV